The proteins below come from a single Saccharopolyspora sp. SCSIO 74807 genomic window:
- a CDS encoding FAD-linked oxidase C-terminal domain-containing protein: MSTSAATPSPGPTAAAAPAADLDRLVRRFRAVLPAESVITDPQRLRTYECDGLASYRVVPAVVVLPADTEQVREVVAACAEQQVPFVARGSGTGLSGGALPDAEGVLIVTSKMRRILEIDVANERAVVEPGVINLDVTTAAAPQGYYFAPDPSSQQVCSVGGNVAENSGGAHCLKYGFTTHHILSLEVVTPDGDVVELGGAAREAPGYDLLGTFIGSEGTLGVVTKITVRLLRKPETVQTLLAGFRTTDDAGGAVSAIIGAGVTPAAVEMMDALSIEAAEQAVACGYPEGAGAVLVVELDGPVADVEHTFDEVQRYCREHGAFEIRVAADDHERAMIWKGRKSAFAAVGRISPDYIVQDGVIPRTALPEVLGRIASLSAESGVRVANVFHAGDGNLHPLVLFDEAEPGAADRAEEVSGAILDLCIEHGGSITGEHGVGADKVKYMGRMFTADDLDTMQRVRCAYDPAGICNPGKVFPTPRLCGEVPGPRRGVHPLTEAGLADQF; encoded by the coding sequence ATGTCGACCAGCGCTGCAACCCCGAGCCCGGGGCCGACCGCGGCTGCCGCCCCGGCGGCCGACCTGGACCGGTTGGTCCGCCGGTTCCGCGCGGTGCTGCCCGCGGAATCGGTGATCACCGACCCGCAGCGGCTGCGCACCTACGAATGCGACGGCCTGGCCAGCTACCGGGTGGTGCCCGCGGTGGTCGTGCTGCCCGCCGACACCGAGCAGGTGCGCGAGGTCGTCGCGGCCTGCGCCGAGCAGCAGGTGCCGTTCGTGGCCCGCGGCTCCGGTACCGGGCTTTCCGGCGGCGCCCTGCCGGACGCCGAAGGCGTGCTGATCGTGACCTCGAAGATGCGCCGGATCCTGGAGATCGACGTCGCCAACGAGCGCGCCGTGGTGGAGCCGGGCGTGATCAACCTCGACGTGACCACCGCCGCCGCGCCGCAGGGCTACTACTTCGCCCCCGACCCCTCCAGCCAGCAGGTCTGCTCCGTCGGCGGCAACGTCGCGGAGAACTCCGGCGGCGCGCACTGCTTGAAGTACGGGTTCACCACGCACCACATCCTGTCCCTGGAGGTCGTCACCCCGGACGGCGATGTCGTCGAACTCGGCGGCGCCGCGCGCGAAGCGCCCGGATACGACCTGCTCGGCACGTTCATCGGCAGCGAGGGCACGCTCGGGGTGGTCACCAAGATCACCGTCCGGCTGCTGCGGAAACCCGAGACGGTGCAGACGCTGCTGGCCGGTTTCCGCACCACCGACGACGCGGGCGGCGCGGTCTCGGCGATCATCGGCGCCGGCGTCACCCCGGCCGCGGTGGAGATGATGGACGCGCTGTCCATCGAAGCCGCCGAACAGGCCGTGGCCTGCGGCTACCCGGAAGGCGCTGGCGCGGTGCTGGTGGTCGAGCTGGACGGCCCGGTCGCCGACGTCGAGCACACCTTCGACGAGGTGCAGCGGTACTGCCGCGAGCACGGCGCCTTCGAGATCCGCGTCGCCGCCGACGACCACGAGCGGGCGATGATCTGGAAGGGCCGCAAGTCCGCCTTTGCCGCGGTCGGCCGGATCAGCCCGGACTACATCGTGCAGGACGGGGTGATCCCGCGGACCGCGCTGCCGGAGGTGCTGGGCCGCATCGCTTCGCTGTCGGCCGAGTCCGGGGTGCGGGTGGCCAACGTCTTCCACGCCGGGGACGGCAACCTGCACCCGCTGGTGCTGTTCGACGAAGCCGAGCCGGGCGCGGCCGACCGCGCCGAAGAGGTCTCCGGCGCGATCCTCGACCTGTGCATCGAGCACGGCGGCTCGATCACCGGCGAGCACGGCGTCGGCGCCGACAAGGTCAAGTACATGGGCCGGATGTTCACCGCCGACGACCTGGACACCATGCAGCGGGTCCGCTGCGCCTACGACCCGGCCGGGATCTGCAACCCCGGCAAGGTCTTCCCGACTCCGCGGCTGTGCGGCGAGGTGCCCGGCCCGCGCCGCGGTGTGCACCCGTTGACCGAGGCAGGATTGGCGGACCAGTTCTGA
- a CDS encoding nucleotide pyrophosphatase/phosphodiesterase family protein, with protein MDWMVTPGKDGALSEVLPSVLAALGTAGFTDSLGIPRCRAAAVLLVDGLGWELLREHAADAPFLASLAVREPIKAGFPTTTATSITSLGTGLRSGAHGVVGYTFAEPSGGLLHPLAWATHGTVRDAQGHRRSLLETWPPETAQPQPTMLERAADAGVRVRAIAPAEFRGTGLTRAALRGGEFRGVRALGDLGAEVLTALQEPAPVLSYAYHGHLDLVGHGHGPGSLPWRLQLAQVDRLVESLAERLPESASLLVVADHGMVTVDPSEALDADTSPALSEGVRLLGGEPRARHVYTEPGARADVLETWRAAVGERGAVVTGEQAIDEGWFGSEVADEVRPRIGDVLAVLRESAVIRSVAEPGESSLRGHHGSLTAAEQFVPLLVAQG; from the coding sequence ATGGATTGGATGGTCACCCCCGGCAAGGACGGCGCGCTCTCCGAGGTGCTGCCGTCGGTGCTGGCCGCGCTGGGCACCGCGGGTTTCACCGACTCGCTGGGGATTCCGCGGTGCCGCGCCGCGGCGGTGCTGCTGGTCGACGGCCTCGGCTGGGAGCTGCTGCGGGAACACGCCGCGGACGCGCCGTTCCTCGCTTCGCTGGCGGTGCGCGAGCCGATCAAGGCCGGTTTCCCGACGACCACCGCCACCAGCATCACTTCGCTCGGAACCGGGCTGCGGTCCGGTGCGCACGGCGTCGTCGGCTACACCTTCGCCGAACCGTCCGGCGGCCTGCTGCACCCGCTGGCGTGGGCGACGCACGGCACCGTCCGCGATGCGCAGGGCCACCGGCGCAGCCTGCTGGAGACCTGGCCGCCGGAGACCGCGCAGCCGCAGCCGACGATGCTGGAACGCGCCGCCGACGCCGGGGTGCGCGTCCGCGCGATCGCGCCCGCGGAGTTCCGGGGCACCGGGTTGACCCGGGCGGCGCTGCGCGGCGGCGAGTTCCGGGGCGTGCGCGCGCTCGGCGACCTCGGCGCCGAGGTCCTCACCGCGCTGCAGGAACCGGCCCCGGTGCTGAGCTACGCCTACCACGGGCACCTCGACCTGGTCGGGCACGGCCACGGGCCGGGCTCGCTGCCGTGGCGGTTGCAGCTCGCGCAGGTGGACCGGCTGGTCGAATCGCTGGCCGAACGTCTTCCGGAATCGGCCTCGCTGCTGGTGGTGGCCGATCACGGCATGGTCACCGTCGACCCGTCCGAAGCGCTGGACGCGGACACCTCGCCCGCGCTGTCCGAGGGCGTGCGGCTGCTGGGCGGCGAGCCGCGCGCCCGGCACGTCTACACCGAACCGGGCGCCCGCGCGGACGTGCTCGAGACCTGGCGCGCGGCGGTGGGGGAACGCGGCGCCGTCGTCACCGGTGAGCAGGCCATCGACGAAGGCTGGTTCGGCTCCGAGGTGGCCGACGAGGTGCGCCCGCGCATCGGCGACGTGCTGGCGGTGCTGCGGGAGTCCGCGGTGATCCGGTCGGTGGCCGAGCCCGGTGAGTCCTCGCTGCGCGGGCATCACGGTTCGCTCACCGCCGCGGAGCAGTTCGTCCCGCTGCTGGTGGCGCAGGGCTGA
- a CDS encoding acyl-CoA dehydrogenase family protein gives MRRELFEAEHEAFRETARAFIAKELLPHQEEWEAAGVVSRDAWLAAGKQGLLGMAVDEEHGGGGVDDFRFNVVFDEELVNAGISGFGVPVHNDINIPYLTRLATEEQKRRWLPGFCSGEIITAIAMTEPGTGSDLQNIRTTAIRDGDEYVLNGSKTFISNGINADLVIVAAKTDPDAGAQGVSLLVVERGMAGFERGRNLEKIGQKSQDTAELFFNDVRVPAANLLGEQGQGFIYLMQNLPQERLSIAVAAVAAAERTLEDTKQYCRERTAFGRPIGKFQNTRFELAEMATEVQIGRVFADRCVQLHLTGELSVEHAAMAKWWLTELNKRVVDRCLQLYGGYGYMMEYPIAKAFLDSRVQTIYGGTTEIMKEIVGRSLDI, from the coding sequence ATGCGCAGGGAACTGTTCGAGGCCGAGCACGAGGCGTTCCGCGAGACCGCCAGGGCCTTCATCGCCAAGGAGCTGCTGCCGCACCAGGAGGAGTGGGAGGCGGCGGGCGTGGTCAGCCGCGACGCCTGGCTGGCCGCGGGCAAGCAGGGCCTGCTCGGCATGGCCGTGGACGAGGAGCACGGCGGCGGCGGAGTCGACGACTTCCGGTTCAACGTCGTGTTCGACGAGGAACTGGTCAACGCGGGCATCAGCGGCTTCGGCGTGCCGGTGCACAACGACATCAACATCCCGTACCTCACCCGGTTGGCCACCGAGGAGCAGAAGCGGCGCTGGCTGCCCGGCTTCTGCAGCGGCGAGATCATCACCGCGATCGCGATGACCGAACCCGGAACCGGCAGCGACCTGCAGAACATCCGCACCACCGCGATCCGCGACGGCGACGAGTACGTGCTCAACGGCTCGAAGACGTTCATCTCCAACGGCATCAACGCCGACCTGGTGATCGTGGCCGCCAAGACCGACCCGGACGCCGGCGCGCAGGGCGTGAGCCTGCTCGTGGTCGAGCGCGGCATGGCGGGCTTCGAGCGCGGCCGCAACCTGGAGAAGATCGGGCAGAAGTCGCAGGACACCGCCGAGCTGTTCTTCAACGACGTGCGGGTGCCCGCGGCGAACCTGCTCGGCGAGCAGGGGCAGGGCTTCATCTACCTGATGCAGAACCTGCCGCAGGAGCGGCTGTCCATCGCGGTGGCCGCGGTCGCCGCCGCGGAGCGGACCCTCGAGGACACCAAGCAGTACTGCCGCGAGCGCACCGCGTTCGGCCGTCCCATCGGCAAGTTCCAGAACACCCGGTTCGAGCTCGCGGAGATGGCGACCGAGGTGCAGATCGGGCGGGTGTTCGCGGACCGCTGCGTGCAGCTGCACCTGACCGGTGAGCTCAGCGTCGAGCACGCCGCGATGGCCAAGTGGTGGCTGACCGAGCTGAACAAGCGGGTCGTGGACCGCTGCCTGCAGCTCTACGGCGGCTACGGCTACATGATGGAGTACCCGATCGCGAAGGCGTTCCTGGACTCGCGGGTGCAGACGATCTACGGCGGCACCACCGAGATCATGAAGGAGATCGTCGGCCGCTCCCTGGACATCTGA
- a CDS encoding CaiB/BaiF CoA-transferase family protein, whose amino-acid sequence MTAEGHGGPPAGQNGPLAGVRVVELAGIGPAPFCAMLLADLGADVVRVGRPGGGPGEHDLLDRGKRAISVDLKHERGPASVLALAEQADVLIEGFRPGVAERLGVGPEQCWEVNPRLVYGRMTGWGQDGPLASNAGHDVGYIALTGMLHAIGRKGGPPQVPANLLGDFGGGSLYLAVGVLAGVLQARAGGRGQVVDAAIVDGAAHLGSMLFGMANAGAWNTERGTNLLDTGAPYYDVYETSDGEHMAVGALEPQFYAELLERLGLTGQVPDRDDPANWPELRNKLAEVFAQRTRAAWTEVFDGSDACVSPVLSMTEAADHPHLNARGTLVRPDGVLQPAPAPRFSSTPTPPPRPVPSPDAAVLADWQVPGADDLLSSGAIHGKEA is encoded by the coding sequence GTGACGGCAGAGGGACACGGCGGACCGCCGGCGGGACAGAACGGCCCCTTGGCGGGCGTGCGCGTGGTCGAGCTGGCGGGCATCGGCCCGGCACCGTTCTGCGCGATGCTGCTGGCGGACCTGGGCGCGGACGTGGTGCGCGTCGGGCGTCCCGGCGGCGGACCCGGCGAGCACGACCTGCTCGACCGCGGCAAACGCGCGATCTCGGTGGACCTCAAGCACGAGCGCGGTCCGGCATCGGTGCTCGCGCTGGCGGAGCAGGCCGACGTGCTGATCGAAGGCTTCCGCCCCGGCGTGGCCGAACGCCTCGGCGTCGGTCCGGAGCAGTGCTGGGAGGTCAATCCGCGGCTGGTCTACGGCCGGATGACCGGCTGGGGCCAGGACGGGCCGCTGGCCTCGAACGCCGGGCACGACGTCGGCTACATCGCGCTGACCGGCATGTTGCACGCGATCGGCCGCAAGGGCGGGCCGCCGCAGGTGCCCGCGAACCTGCTCGGCGACTTCGGCGGCGGTTCGCTCTACCTCGCGGTCGGTGTGCTGGCGGGGGTGTTGCAGGCGCGTGCAGGCGGGCGGGGCCAAGTGGTCGACGCGGCGATCGTGGACGGCGCGGCGCATCTCGGCTCGATGCTGTTCGGGATGGCCAACGCGGGTGCCTGGAACACCGAGCGCGGCACGAACCTGCTCGACACCGGTGCCCCGTACTACGACGTCTACGAAACTTCCGACGGCGAGCACATGGCCGTCGGTGCGCTGGAACCGCAGTTCTACGCGGAACTGCTGGAACGCCTCGGGCTCACCGGGCAGGTCCCGGACCGGGACGATCCGGCGAACTGGCCGGAACTGCGCAACAAGCTCGCCGAGGTCTTCGCGCAGCGCACCCGCGCCGCGTGGACCGAGGTTTTCGACGGTTCGGATGCCTGCGTCTCTCCGGTGCTTTCGATGACCGAAGCGGCCGACCACCCGCACCTCAACGCCCGCGGAACGCTGGTGCGCCCGGACGGCGTGCTGCAACCGGCCCCGGCGCCGCGGTTCTCCAGCACCCCGACCCCGCCGCCGCGCCCGGTGCCGTCGCCGGACGCCGCGGTGCTGGCGGACTGGCAGGTCCCCGGGGCGGACGATCTGCTGTCCTCCGGCGCGATCCACGGAAAGGAAGCGTGA
- a CDS encoding MerR family transcriptional regulator: MLRTADEELTIDELAARAGVTVRTVRFYSSRGLIPPPRLRGRLGLYGADHLARLDLIRELQTLGFTLSAIERHLEGIPDDATPEDLALQRALLAPWTSDQTEDLSRNELNQRAGRHLDDDLVEQLISLGVLERTGDGLDHVRLPNTAMLGVGLQILDLGLPLEMLLRAKDIVDRHTTQIAVELRELFAANVLRPYVERGRPEQERERVREATDQLRPLTIQVLVNGFQNAVNNVIREHVREPE; this comes from the coding sequence ATGCTCCGAACAGCGGACGAAGAGCTGACCATCGACGAACTGGCCGCCCGCGCCGGAGTCACCGTGCGCACCGTCCGCTTCTACTCGTCGCGCGGACTGATCCCACCACCGCGCCTGCGCGGGCGTCTCGGACTCTACGGCGCCGATCACCTCGCCCGGCTGGACCTGATCCGCGAGCTGCAGACGCTCGGGTTCACCCTCTCCGCGATCGAACGGCACCTGGAAGGCATCCCCGACGACGCCACGCCGGAGGACCTCGCGCTGCAGCGGGCGCTGCTGGCGCCGTGGACCAGTGATCAGACCGAGGACCTCTCCCGCAACGAGCTGAACCAGCGCGCCGGGCGGCACCTCGACGACGATCTCGTCGAGCAGCTGATCTCGCTGGGCGTGCTGGAGCGGACCGGCGACGGGCTCGACCACGTGCGGCTGCCGAACACCGCGATGCTCGGGGTCGGGCTGCAGATCCTCGACCTCGGCCTGCCGCTGGAGATGCTGCTGCGGGCCAAGGACATCGTGGACCGGCACACCACGCAGATCGCCGTCGAACTGCGCGAGCTGTTCGCCGCGAACGTGCTGCGCCCGTACGTCGAGCGGGGCAGGCCGGAGCAGGAGCGCGAGCGGGTGCGGGAGGCCACCGACCAGTTGCGGCCGCTGACCATCCAAGTCCTGGTCAACGGTTTCCAGAACGCGGTCAACAACGTGATCCGCGAGCACGTTCGGGAACCCGAATAA
- a CDS encoding AMP-binding protein: MDAFAESAAPLTVPRLFGRNAAEHPDRPALTAGDRTWTWGEAEREVRSLAAGFAALGLRPGQTAVLMMSNRPEQWLADAALAHLGAVPVAVAPALSTGDVGHVARHSRARLLLLENAQHVRRSAAALRDAEGLEHVVVLDEQAIPDEDRRFRSWDALRAGGERLLAEDPGLVRRHADDVGPDDPVTVSYSQDPLGQQTGVVLTHRNVLAAADARHRLTGAQPHSRTVCSLPMAHMAERATSLYSAIHDIAHVHFCNGISEVVDALPDIRPHTLVGVPRLWERLAAKLRASADGHDPLAKIGLDATTWAASGSAPLNREVPELFAASGLEIFECWGLTETAGWTASGSPGSTRPGTAGRPLPGVQVRAEDGELLVRGPMVCAGRLEDDGVIRSITDSGGWLRTGDAGSVDADGFLSITGRKDELIVDADGQHVSPDVVENALRAHPLIGHALVFGNGRPHLVALLVLDEEAAPEWARQHGIDGTSPAELARHPEVLAEVDRAVGAANSWLDASGQVRGHRLLDRTWGAEGGELGPSMRLRRHAIHDKYAEVLESLYS; the protein is encoded by the coding sequence ATGGACGCATTCGCGGAGTCCGCGGCGCCGCTGACCGTTCCGCGGCTGTTCGGGCGCAACGCCGCCGAACATCCCGACCGGCCCGCGCTTACCGCAGGCGACCGCACCTGGACCTGGGGCGAAGCCGAGCGCGAGGTGCGTTCGCTGGCCGCCGGGTTCGCCGCGCTCGGCCTGCGGCCGGGGCAGACCGCGGTGCTGATGATGTCCAACCGGCCCGAGCAGTGGCTGGCCGATGCCGCGCTCGCGCACCTCGGCGCCGTCCCGGTGGCGGTCGCCCCCGCGCTCAGCACCGGCGACGTCGGCCACGTGGCCCGGCACAGCCGCGCTCGGCTGCTCCTGCTGGAGAACGCCCAGCACGTGCGCAGGTCCGCGGCGGCGCTGCGGGACGCGGAAGGGCTGGAGCACGTGGTCGTGCTCGACGAGCAGGCCATCCCGGACGAGGACCGCCGCTTCCGGTCCTGGGACGCGCTGCGCGCCGGAGGCGAACGGCTGCTCGCCGAAGACCCGGGGCTGGTGCGGCGGCACGCCGACGACGTCGGACCGGACGATCCGGTGACCGTGTCGTACTCGCAGGACCCGCTCGGACAGCAGACCGGTGTCGTGCTGACCCACCGCAACGTGCTCGCCGCAGCCGATGCACGGCATCGGCTCACCGGCGCGCAGCCGCACTCGCGCACCGTCTGCTCGCTGCCCATGGCGCACATGGCCGAGCGCGCGACCAGCCTGTACAGCGCCATCCACGACATCGCGCACGTGCACTTCTGCAACGGGATCAGTGAGGTCGTCGATGCGCTGCCGGACATCCGACCGCACACGCTCGTCGGCGTGCCGCGGTTGTGGGAACGGCTCGCGGCGAAACTGCGCGCCTCGGCCGACGGGCACGATCCGCTCGCCAAGATCGGACTCGACGCCACCACTTGGGCGGCCAGCGGTTCCGCGCCGCTGAACCGGGAGGTGCCGGAGCTGTTCGCCGCCAGCGGCCTGGAGATCTTCGAGTGCTGGGGCCTGACCGAGACCGCCGGCTGGACCGCGTCCGGTTCCCCGGGCAGCACCCGGCCGGGCACCGCGGGACGCCCGCTGCCCGGTGTCCAGGTGCGCGCCGAGGACGGCGAACTGCTGGTGCGCGGGCCGATGGTGTGCGCGGGCAGGCTCGAGGACGACGGGGTGATCCGCTCGATCACCGACTCCGGCGGCTGGTTGCGCACCGGCGACGCGGGAAGCGTCGACGCGGACGGCTTCCTCTCGATCACCGGTCGCAAGGACGAGCTCATCGTCGACGCCGACGGGCAGCACGTCTCTCCCGACGTCGTGGAGAACGCGCTGCGAGCGCATCCGTTGATCGGGCACGCATTGGTCTTCGGCAACGGACGGCCGCACCTGGTCGCGCTGCTGGTGCTGGACGAGGAAGCGGCTCCGGAATGGGCGCGGCAGCACGGCATCGACGGCACCTCGCCTGCCGAACTGGCCCGGCACCCGGAGGTGCTCGCCGAGGTGGACCGCGCGGTCGGGGCGGCGAACTCGTGGCTCGACGCGTCCGGCCAGGTCCGCGGGCACCGGCTGCTGGACCGCACGTGGGGCGCCGAGGGCGGCGAGCTCGGCCCGTCGATGCGGTTGCGCCGCCACGCCATCCACGACAAGTACGCCGAAGTGCTGGAGTCGCTGTACTCCTGA
- a CDS encoding SSI family serine proteinase inhibitor, protein MAATKLTRTLLLTALLTAASVPAGVANAAPDAAERSAFTLSVGPENGVETPRTTLLSCDPAGGTHPRADAACASLRDAGGDFHRLSQNHAATPCPMVLKPVVATAHGNWQGKPVHFRQEFGNECVAAAKLGAVYDF, encoded by the coding sequence ATGGCTGCCACCAAACTGACCCGCACCCTGCTGCTGACCGCACTGCTCACCGCCGCGTCCGTGCCCGCGGGAGTGGCCAACGCGGCCCCGGACGCGGCCGAGCGCAGCGCTTTCACGCTCTCGGTCGGACCCGAGAACGGCGTCGAAACCCCGCGCACGACGCTGCTGAGCTGCGACCCGGCGGGCGGCACGCACCCGCGGGCGGACGCCGCCTGCGCGAGCCTGCGGGACGCGGGCGGGGACTTCCACCGGCTCAGCCAGAACCACGCGGCCACGCCGTGTCCGATGGTGCTCAAGCCCGTCGTGGCGACCGCGCACGGCAACTGGCAGGGCAAGCCGGTGCACTTCCGGCAGGAGTTCGGCAACGAGTGCGTGGCCGCGGCGAAGCTGGGCGCGGTGTACGACTTCTGA
- a CDS encoding YidH family protein → MAAEQHESAGRPDGQRESSASRWPQRLYGTGTEPDPRFTLANERTFLAWIRTALALMAAGVGVEALNAAAATHSPLRTALAVLLLLAGVVCSVAAFGRWVRLERALRTGAPLPSPKLAPFIGYGLGAIGVASFVLLLITGF, encoded by the coding sequence ATGGCCGCAGAGCAGCACGAATCCGCCGGGAGACCGGACGGGCAACGGGAATCGTCCGCTTCTCGGTGGCCGCAGCGGCTCTACGGCACGGGCACCGAACCCGATCCCCGCTTCACCCTCGCCAACGAGCGGACGTTCCTGGCGTGGATCCGGACGGCGCTGGCGCTGATGGCGGCCGGGGTCGGCGTGGAGGCGTTGAACGCCGCGGCCGCGACGCACAGCCCGCTGCGCACCGCCCTTGCGGTGTTGCTGCTGCTGGCGGGGGTCGTGTGCAGCGTGGCCGCGTTCGGGCGCTGGGTGCGGCTGGAGCGCGCGTTGCGCACCGGCGCACCGCTGCCGTCGCCGAAGCTCGCGCCGTTCATCGGCTACGGCCTCGGCGCGATCGGCGTGGCTTCGTTCGTCCTGCTGCTGATCACCGGGTTCTGA
- a CDS encoding DUF202 domain-containing protein, with translation MPHEEPWDPGLQVERTTLAWLRTIMAFVAGMAVLLRLIAHRSAVAAAVSAAVFLPVAAVIAFLAWRRHRRAERNLRADEPLPDGVLHAGVTALSLVAAATALAYALIL, from the coding sequence GTGCCGCACGAGGAGCCCTGGGATCCCGGTTTGCAGGTCGAGCGCACCACGCTCGCGTGGTTGCGCACGATCATGGCCTTCGTCGCCGGGATGGCGGTGCTGCTGCGGCTGATCGCGCACCGCAGCGCAGTGGCCGCCGCGGTGTCCGCTGCGGTGTTCCTGCCGGTGGCAGCAGTGATCGCGTTCCTGGCGTGGCGCCGCCACCGGCGGGCCGAACGCAACCTCCGAGCGGACGAGCCGCTCCCCGACGGAGTGCTGCACGCCGGCGTGACCGCTCTGTCCCTGGTGGCCGCAGCCACCGCACTGGCCTACGCGCTGATCCTGTAG
- a CDS encoding L-serine ammonia-lyase: MAISVFDLFSVGIGPSSSHTVGPMRAAGRFVAGLHRDGLLDQVVRVKAELFGSLGATGHGHGSPKAVLLGLEGHDPETVEPSSVEHRMDEVRSGGGLLLNGAREVRFDPDKDLVMHRRKSLPLHPNGMRFSAHGPLGESGPLREAVFYSVGGGFVVDEDATGADRIKPDETPLRHPFSTGAQLLEQCSESGARISDVMLANELSWRSEEQVRAGLLHIWSVMQECVENGSRNDGVLPGGLKVRRRAATLRASLTERDDPMEWLTLFALAVNEENAAGGRVVTAPTNGAAGIVPAVLHYYARFVPGADEDGIVRFLLAAGAIGVLFKENASISGAEVGCQGEVGSACSMAAAGLAEVLGATPGQVENAAEIGVEHNLGLTCDPVGGLVQVPCIERNAVASVKAVTAARMALRGNGSHVVSLDKAIRTMRDTGRDMKVKYKETARGGLAVNVIEC, encoded by the coding sequence ATGGCGATCAGTGTCTTCGACCTCTTCTCGGTGGGCATCGGGCCGTCGAGCTCGCACACCGTCGGCCCGATGCGGGCGGCGGGCCGGTTCGTCGCGGGGTTGCACCGCGACGGGCTGCTCGACCAGGTGGTGCGGGTGAAGGCCGAGCTGTTCGGCTCGCTGGGCGCGACCGGGCACGGCCACGGCAGCCCGAAGGCGGTGCTGCTCGGGCTGGAAGGCCACGACCCGGAGACCGTCGAGCCGTCCTCGGTCGAGCACCGGATGGACGAGGTGCGTTCCGGCGGCGGCTTGTTGCTCAACGGTGCGCGCGAGGTCCGGTTCGACCCCGACAAGGATCTGGTGATGCACCGGCGCAAATCCTTGCCGTTGCATCCGAACGGGATGCGCTTCAGCGCGCACGGGCCGCTCGGCGAGTCCGGCCCGCTGCGCGAAGCGGTGTTCTATTCGGTCGGCGGCGGTTTCGTCGTGGACGAGGACGCCACGGGCGCGGACCGGATCAAACCGGACGAGACTCCGTTGCGGCACCCGTTCAGCACCGGTGCGCAACTGCTCGAGCAGTGCTCGGAATCCGGCGCGCGGATCAGCGACGTGATGCTGGCCAACGAGCTGTCCTGGCGATCCGAGGAACAGGTGCGCGCGGGACTGCTGCACATCTGGTCGGTCATGCAGGAGTGCGTGGAAAACGGCTCCCGCAACGACGGGGTGCTGCCCGGTGGGCTCAAGGTGCGCAGACGCGCGGCGACGCTGCGGGCGAGCCTGACCGAGCGGGACGACCCGATGGAATGGCTCACGCTGTTCGCGCTGGCGGTGAACGAGGAGAACGCCGCGGGCGGGCGGGTCGTGACCGCGCCCACCAACGGTGCAGCGGGGATCGTGCCCGCGGTGCTGCACTACTACGCGCGGTTCGTGCCGGGCGCCGACGAGGACGGCATCGTGCGCTTCCTGCTCGCGGCCGGGGCGATCGGGGTGTTGTTCAAGGAGAACGCTTCGATCTCCGGTGCCGAGGTCGGTTGCCAAGGCGAAGTCGGTTCGGCGTGCTCGATGGCCGCCGCCGGGCTCGCCGAAGTGCTCGGCGCGACGCCGGGGCAGGTGGAGAACGCCGCGGAGATCGGGGTGGAGCACAACCTCGGTCTCACCTGCGATCCGGTGGGCGGTCTGGTTCAGGTTCCGTGCATCGAGCGCAACGCGGTCGCCTCGGTCAAGGCGGTCACGGCCGCGCGGATGGCCTTGCGCGGCAACGGCAGCCACGTCGTCTCGCTGGACAAGGCGATCCGCACGATGCGCGACACCGGCCGGGACATGAAGGTCAAGTACAAGGAGACGGCCCGCGGCGGTCTCGCGGTGAACGTGATCGAGTGCTGA
- the gcvH gene encoding glycine cleavage system protein GcvH: MSLPEQLRYTEEHEWIEDRGDVVRIGVTPYAAEALGDIVYVQLPETGERIESGQSCGELESTKSVSDLYAPVTGEVVAVNEAVVDDPAAVNADPFGNGWLLEVRAESTGAVLTAEQYAAFTSGE, from the coding sequence ATGTCCCTGCCCGAGCAGCTGCGCTACACCGAAGAGCACGAGTGGATCGAGGACCGCGGTGACGTGGTCCGCATCGGTGTCACGCCGTACGCGGCTGAAGCGCTCGGCGACATCGTCTACGTGCAGCTCCCGGAGACCGGGGAACGCATCGAATCCGGCCAGTCCTGCGGCGAGCTGGAATCCACCAAGTCCGTCAGCGACCTGTACGCCCCGGTGACCGGTGAGGTCGTAGCGGTCAACGAGGCCGTCGTGGACGACCCGGCGGCGGTCAACGCCGACCCGTTCGGCAACGGCTGGCTGCTCGAAGTGCGCGCGGAGAGCACCGGTGCTGTGCTCACCGCCGAGCAATACGCCGCGTTCACCAGCGGCGAGTAG